A window of Thermococcus aggregans contains these coding sequences:
- a CDS encoding UbiA family prenyltransferase produces MFRGIVSLFRLKFSLPSIVPGLVAFTIARYHYGVFFTMDFLIAMLVVFLVTSAGLIINQYHDYELDVLSNRTDLPLVKGEVSLKTAKLLGYSLFIPAVLLAELISLRAVWITLVASFFAIAYSAPPLRFKARPFIDSFTNGLTYGPLVMALIFESLRLPVRWAVVYSLPFFVFLSAGHMLLAVPTIEKDLSSGARTSAALLGQERAIKVGTLLFIISSIMAVAYCLLGYYPKASLTFLPFMTYSILQLWKWLRGGDWKEAFRRMEVAFVFGALAFLIPFFL; encoded by the coding sequence GTGTTTCGAGGGATAGTTTCTCTCTTCCGTCTCAAATTTTCCCTCCCTTCTATTGTCCCCGGGTTAGTTGCATTTACAATAGCGCGCTACCACTACGGTGTTTTCTTCACGATGGATTTCCTCATTGCAATGCTCGTGGTGTTCCTCGTAACTTCCGCAGGGCTCATAATCAATCAGTATCACGACTATGAGCTTGACGTTCTATCAAACAGAACCGACCTTCCCCTCGTGAAGGGAGAGGTAAGTCTAAAAACTGCCAAATTGCTTGGCTATAGTCTCTTTATCCCTGCTGTTCTTCTCGCAGAGCTGATATCCCTCCGAGCTGTATGGATAACTCTCGTTGCATCGTTCTTCGCTATAGCGTATTCCGCACCACCCCTTCGCTTCAAAGCAAGGCCTTTTATCGACTCCTTCACTAACGGCCTCACGTACGGCCCTCTAGTAATGGCACTCATCTTCGAGTCCCTGCGCCTTCCGGTTAGGTGGGCGGTTGTTTACTCCCTACCATTCTTTGTATTCCTCTCAGCTGGTCACATGCTTCTAGCTGTTCCGACAATAGAGAAAGACCTCTCGTCTGGGGCGAGGACTTCTGCGGCTTTACTGGGACAGGAAAGAGCTATAAAGGTGGGAACACTTCTCTTCATTATCTCCTCGATCATGGCAGTTGCTTACTGTCTCCTCGGCTATTACCCCAAGGCCTCGCTTACTTTCTTGCCTTTTATGACCTACTCCATACTTCAGCTCTGGAAATGGCTTCGAGGGGGAGATTGGAAAGAAGCCTTCAGAAGAATGGAAGTGGCTTTCGTCTTCGGTGCTCTGGCGTTCTTGATACCCTTTTTCTTATAA
- a CDS encoding carboxymuconolactone decarboxylase family protein, which translates to MCAEKNWKSTLEEIKKKTGELVGSASELSKFLEYVHAAEAPKALDTKTKELISLAIAVVVRCEPCILWHCEAAIKAGATKEEILDALKVAVVMGGGPALMYATKAYEIAKEFLKE; encoded by the coding sequence ATGTGCGCTGAGAAAAACTGGAAATCTACTTTGGAAGAAATAAAGAAAAAAACTGGAGAGCTTGTCGGTTCTGCATCAGAGTTGTCTAAGTTTCTGGAATATGTCCATGCAGCTGAAGCACCGAAGGCTCTTGATACAAAAACAAAAGAGCTTATATCCTTAGCAATAGCGGTGGTTGTACGTTGTGAGCCTTGTATTCTCTGGCACTGTGAAGCTGCTATTAAAGCTGGGGCAACAAAAGAAGAAATTCTCGATGCATTAAAAGTTGCCGTGGTGATGGGCGGAGGACCAGCCTTAATGTACGCCACAAAGGCATATGAAATAGCGAAAGAGTTCCTCAAGGAGTAA
- a CDS encoding NAD(P)/FAD-dependent oxidoreductase has translation MRIVVIGSGTAGSNFALFMRKLDRKAEITVIGKEKTMQYSPCALPHVISGTIEKPEDVIVFPNEFYEKQKINLMLNTEAKAIDRERKVVITDKGEVPYDKLVLAVGSKAVIPPIKGVENEGVFTLKSLDDVRRIKAYIAERKPKKAVVIGAGLVGLEGAEAFAKLGMEVLVVRRGDRATTMLDKDMAKLVQEEMEKHGVSFRFGACPSEIIGSPVKAVKIDDEEVEADLVLVAAGMRANVDLAKNAGLEVNRGIVVNEHLQTSDPDIYAIGDCAEVIDAVTGERTLSQLGTSAVRMAKVAAEHIAGKDVSFRPVFNTTITKLFGLEIGAFGITEERAKKAGIEIAVGKFKGSTKPEYYPGGKPITVKVIFRKSDRKLIGAQIVGGERVWGRIMTLSALAQKGATVEDVVYLETAYAPPVSPTIDPICVAAEMALRRFH, from the coding sequence ATGAGAATAGTTGTTATTGGTTCAGGTACAGCAGGAAGCAACTTTGCCTTGTTCATGAGAAAGCTTGACAGAAAGGCTGAAATAACCGTAATAGGAAAAGAAAAAACAATGCAGTACTCCCCCTGTGCCCTGCCGCACGTCATCAGCGGTACTATAGAGAAGCCCGAAGACGTTATCGTCTTCCCGAACGAGTTCTATGAGAAGCAGAAAATAAACCTAATGCTCAACACCGAGGCCAAGGCCATAGACCGCGAGAGGAAAGTCGTGATAACCGATAAGGGAGAAGTTCCTTACGACAAGCTCGTGTTGGCTGTGGGTTCAAAGGCAGTCATCCCGCCAATAAAGGGCGTGGAAAACGAGGGTGTCTTCACGCTCAAGAGCCTCGACGACGTGAGGAGAATTAAGGCCTACATAGCCGAGAGGAAGCCGAAGAAGGCCGTCGTCATTGGCGCCGGGCTGGTAGGCCTTGAGGGAGCCGAGGCTTTTGCCAAGCTCGGCATGGAGGTTCTGGTCGTCCGGCGCGGGGACAGAGCAACGACAATGCTCGATAAGGACATGGCAAAGCTAGTCCAAGAGGAGATGGAGAAGCATGGGGTTTCTTTCCGCTTCGGGGCCTGTCCCAGCGAGATAATTGGAAGCCCTGTTAAGGCTGTCAAAATCGACGACGAAGAGGTTGAGGCCGACCTTGTCCTCGTGGCAGCGGGTATGAGAGCAAATGTTGACCTCGCCAAGAACGCGGGCCTCGAAGTCAACCGCGGCATAGTGGTTAACGAGCACCTCCAGACAAGCGACCCGGACATCTACGCGATAGGCGACTGTGCGGAGGTAATCGATGCAGTAACCGGTGAGAGGACCCTCAGCCAGCTCGGAACGAGCGCCGTGAGGATGGCGAAGGTCGCTGCTGAACACATAGCCGGAAAAGACGTCTCTTTCAGGCCAGTCTTCAACACCACCATAACCAAGCTGTTCGGCCTTGAGATAGGCGCCTTCGGAATAACCGAAGAGCGCGCGAAGAAAGCGGGCATTGAAATAGCGGTCGGCAAGTTCAAGGGCTCCACCAAGCCCGAATATTACCCCGGCGGAAAGCCGATAACCGTCAAGGTCATCTTCAGGAAGTCCGACAGGAAGCTCATCGGTGCCCAGATCGTCGGTGGCGAGAGGGTATGGGGCAGAATAATGACATTATCAGCTTTGGCACAGAAAGGCGCCACCGTTGAGGACGTTGTCTACCTTGAGACCGCCTACGCTCCGCCGGTGAGCCCAACGATAGACCCGATATGTGTGGCCGCTGAGATGGCCCTTAGGAGGTTTCACTGA